The genomic interval TATTTCTCATGAAAACTCAATGAAAAAGCCAACAATATCTTATATTCTTATGGCTTTTGAGACTAAGGTCATCTCTACCAGACTAGTCTTCTATGCTGTGATGGTGTCATCTGTTACAATACCTTGCATggaaaacttccaaaatttagTTTGTCTAAATGTGCAATACTCCAGCTTGTTATCTTGGATCACTTGCATGAAATGATGGTACTATTTGACTGACGAATTAGCTTCTATAGTCTTTGAAGTAATGGGAACCTATGAGCATGGTTTGTCTTTGACAAGGATGAATATTTCATGTTGGCAGTGCAACAATCACACTTCATTAATCTCTTAAATTTGTCATGGATCTTTGCTCAGATCACTAGAAATATTCATCTAGGATCAAATTCTTTTGTAAGTCAAccagaaacgaaaaaaaaaaattaaattgtacATCAAACTTggttacaaaatataataattaaagaaTAGAACAACAATAGCAAAATAAGTTGCGGGTAATCTAGAGGAAGTTGGGGTAGTCTTGAGACGAAACCCAGGTTGAACCACACAAGGATTTAGTCTTCAGATCATGTATATGCATGTCTCCTCGGAAAATTTTATTCTAGTTTCTTGTTCTGAATTTATGTAAATCCATAATATTGACAGAAGTACTTATATTTGGTTTTGTTCTGTATTATGTGTCGCATGGTATAGCCTTAcaggttttgttttgttttgaaactgCCGTGCAAACGAAAGTTAAAGCAGCTTTATTTTGTATACTTTTAACTTACAGTGATTCCTTGAGATGGTTATGTGCCTCCCATATAATAAATTATGAATTCTTTTGTTGATAATTTAACATTTTCTTTGCCATGCTTCTGCAGCCTGTAAAGAGTCCTGTTACAATATGTGGTGATATTCATGGGCAGTTTCATGACCTTGCAGAACTGTTCCGAATCGGTGGAAAGGTATCAGTTGTATTTTCCTGTTCGTTGTCCCCTTTGCATATCTTGAGTCCATCAAACTTCAAATATATTTATGCTTTCTCTTCACTTTACCAGTGCCCAGATACAAACTACTTGTTTATGGGAGATTACGTGGATCGTGGTTATTATTCCGTTGAAACTGTCACGGTAAGAGTAGTTTAAGCATCAACATGGCTGATTATCATTTTGTTTTGGTGGGCACATTTAACTTACAAATACTTCTAAAATTAATAGTTCTTGATTTTAATGTATTCCTTTACAAAAACAGCTTTTGGTGGCTTTAAAGGTTCGTTATCCTCAGCGAATTACTATTCTCAGAGGAAACCACGAAAGTCGACAGGtatgtactttttttaaaatgcagATTCTTGATGTTTGCTTACTGTCATTATATGAAAGTTAAAGCTTTTGTTGCATCTCTTCATTCTTTGTTATCCTTTCTGTGTACAACTGTACatgctcacaagtcacaactgaTGAACTGAATGATGCTTTTTGAATCATTTTGCAGATCACTCAAGTTTATGGATTCTATGACGAGTGCTTAAGGAAGTAAGTGCCTTTTGTTAAGTGTTGTAACTAAAGTAAATTTGTTCTAGGCAAGCTTTTATCTAGTCTTGCTCTGATAAATGACAGCGGTGGTAAAATAATTTGATCCATTAGTAACTAATTTACTTCTATATAATTTTATGATGGGTCAGCTTGGTCCATTGACCATTAAGGATATTTGTATCATTCATGTGTATagttgtttgcaacttgcaactaTTGTTACTAAGACATAAGATGAACCTACTGCAATGTTCTAAAAGGCCATTTTGTGCTGATAAAAATATAGCGATGAATCATGTGTAAAAAGGTATTTAGGCTATTTTTCAACAATTTGTTTCATACAATAAACTTCACTGCTGCTTGTATTATATCAATTACCTTTTTAATTTGAGACTGAAATTTATTCTCCCTTTTCTTGGTGAATTAAGCTTACAAGAaccgtttttttttctgtatttctTGCAGGTACGGGAATGCAAATGTGTGGAAAACTTTTACAGATCTCTTCGATTACTTCCCCTTGACAGCATTGGTGTGTATTCAGCATTTTCATATGTATATGCCAACATCCTTCCCACATTACCTAGTGAATCTGACAGAAGCTGTTCATTTGTTCTGTAGGTCGAGTCAGAAATATTTTGCCTGCATGGTGGATTATCGCCATCCATTGAGACACTTGATAACATACGTAACTTCGATCGTGTCCAAGAAGTTCCCCATGAAGGGCCCATGTGTGATCTTCTGTGGTCTGATCCAGACGATCGATGTGGTTGGGGTATTTCTCCTCGAGGTGCTGGATACACCTTCGGGCAGGTAACATTTTATATAAGAAAAAGAATCTCTATATTTAGCTGTGCACCTCATGTTCATCGACTTATCAATTCTATCATTTCAGGATATATCAGAGCAGTTCAACCATACCAATAATTTAAGACTTATTGCTAGAGCTCACCAGTTGGTCATGGAGGGATTCAATTGGGCTCATGTAATTATCTCTACTTGAACTCAGTATTTTTGGTTTCCATACCGGTTCACTAACATTTTGCTAACACTGAACAGGAGCAAAAAGTTGTTACCATATTTAGTGCACCTAATTATTGCTATCGCTGTGGGAACATGGCATCAATCTTGGAAGTTGATGATTGCAGGGAGCATACATTCATCCAGGTAATGGTTGAACATTCATTGACTTTTAGTTTATAGAAACAAACTAAGACTATTAAGAAACATGCCCCTTCATGGTCCCCAGTGACAGGTATTTGACTAATGAAACATGAATGCATGATTGGTACATGTTCTGCTTTTGCAACTCTCATTCTATGTGTTGGGTTCCCATTTTGCTTATGCCTTTGTGATCTGGCTCCACGGTTATTTTCTGTTGCACCTTATGAGCTATATGTTGTTTCATTCTGCAGTTTGAGCCAGCCCCAAGAAGGGGAGAGCCAGATGTAACTCGTAGAACACCTGACTATTTCCTGTGATGTAAAAGTGGTGGACTGTCTCTGCAGCAAATGTTTGATAGCTAGGTGAAGTTCCCTGGTTGcagatatttttttcccctcgaATCTCCTGTGTGTTATTCTTACTACCTTTGCCCGTGGCGCTTGGCTATCGCGAGCTGCTTTGCTGCATCATGATTCAAGTGTATACCTACAGCTGGGAGGATTCATCGTGTTCTCACTTATCTCTAATTGGCTGATGCTTGGCTTGGGGGCTGCAGTGGTGACTCGAAGCATCAAGCAGCAAATTTGTATTATGAAAGGAAAACTATTCTCTCTGTATTCATTTTGTTCGCCTTTCTTCCCCACAAATTTCacctaattttcttttttcttttttcatgatCCTTGTAGAGATGAACAATGTAGTTGTATGGCTCCCTGTTGAGCCGGTAGGTCTTTCTGAGTACATCTTGATTTGCCGTACATAATTGCTTGAAAAACAAGTATTAGAATTCTTTGTGACCAACACTTGAGCTCCGATTTTTCTTTCCTTGAAGATGTGATGATTTTTGCCCCCCAAGAAACCGTTGGATGAAGTTAATAGTACCTCTTATCAGCTGATAAGGAAGGCCATGGATTATTGCCAGTGGATGGATTATTTGTGTCGTGTGGGATAGGTTCTATTGCGTTCCCGATTCAACCGAGGCAATAAACTGTACTGCTGATTGACTCTTTAATCTTGTTTTACATATCGCTTCCCTTGGGGTCTCTACGATGCCGCTACTATCAAATATGTTTCACACGGTCACACACTCATGAATTTACCAAGCAAACCGGccataaaaaagagagaagagatttCACCTTTTTATGTAACTTATGTTTGCGTTTAGTAGCAAATTGTGTTTGCCTTTTCCCCCCAAACATTCAGGAATTTCTTTTAGGCATGTTCAGGTGTACTGTATATCTCAATGGATGGTTGATGTAGGCTTAAAAAAAGAGCGTCTGTGCCTTCGATTCCTGTGGCAGGTTGTTTCTCTCGTCGCCATCAGCGCGGTTGGTGCGCTCGCCAACGCCAGCGCCGCGGGAAATTCGAGTTCTAGAAAACCGGAGGCGAAGTGTGCACGTCGttctcgcctcgccggcggcccaGCAACTCGCTTTGTCAATTCTGCACAACGCAAGCACACAGCGATGATATCGCACAAAACAGCAGCATACAAACTAGTCGTTTATTCACCGTCAGGCTTTAGACTTGGGAGGGGGACAAAACACTGCAATTTCTTTATCATCTTGCTGATCTTAACTGGTTTCtgtatttttctttaattttttctttgaaGAAAAAGAGGGACACATCAGTCAGTCTCTTCATAAGATGATGTTGATCTTAGACTCTTAGTTTGGCAGATAATGACATGGGCATGAAAGTGAAATGGATACAAAGAACCTGCATCAATACAATGCAAGAAAAGGAATGGCATTTCTTTGCAGTTAAGTTTCAGAGTTCGTGGTGGTCGCTGTCTTCATCATGAAACAAAATTTCACAGCATGTTAATACTTCCTGGTTGCTACTATGGACAAAACACCTCTACACACAccacgcaaaaataaaaataaaaataaagtggAGATCATCGGATTTACAGTCCCATaagattctctctctctcatgagTAGGAATAGCCCATTTGGGATTTTGCAAGTCTCCAAGTAGAATGCATCTTGCAGTGTTCACTACAAACTTAAATGAGTGAATATGGCCGGCACCAGGTCGACCACTGACCATGCAAGGCTGGCGTACTGAACGAACCTTATGCCGGTATCCACATCGTACGCCTTCTGTGGAAAGAGGGAGAACACCTTCTGGAGATAACCGCCCTGCTTCGCGTCGGACTTGTCCTTGCACTTTTCGGAAGCCTTCAGCGCTGGAACATAGCAGGTTGATACAATAGGAATGCCCAGGGTGTTGCACATCACCGGTAGAAGCCATTTCGAGAGAGCTTTACTGCAGAATTTCACAACTAGGATGGTTGGGATCCCCACGAGAACCCTCCCGACAAATACAATAAGCGGTAATTGTGGGCTGAAAATGAGGGGGACATCAGGATTGTGGAAATGGAAGTAGGTTTGTTGGATTCCATAGACCTGAAAAGTGTTAAGAAACAGTGTCAGAGCTGCTTCTCTAGATAATGAAATTCACGCGGTAAACAGTGTGCTGTTTTATCCTGTTTCAAGGGCAGGCCTTTCCTAAAAAGTCTTTGTTCTTTATTGTAgataatatattaaatgtgaCCAGAATCCACTATGATGCAAGCAAGTTTGGAGCTACTAAAAATTTTGGATTACCCAGGCATTAGTCAACAAGAACTTACAATTCCAAAAGCCACCCCATTGAATGCTGTGTGGTATTCAAAGCTAGGAGTTGGGAATTCTGGTTTTGGATATGCGAAGCACAGCAACAGAGAAAGGCTCGCCCAGAAGGTTGTAACTGCAAGGGAAAAGATAACGAGAATAAGCCTTCCAAAATTACATTTCACCTATCAGACAAAACTCAGAGGCGTATAGATATACCATTTTGCCCGGAGACAACAAAAGCATCGACATGATTATGGACAGCCAACCAGAATGCCAGGATTACAACGCCAAAACAGATGCCAGCAATAACATCAATCAAGCTGTGCATGCCCAAATATATCCGTCCTATCAATTTCAAAtaaaccacatcatcaatatctacTAGTAACTCTAAGAGTGTTTTTTGAACGACGTAACTCTAAGAGTGTTGCATAGAGAAATTTGGAGACTCACCAATGCCAACTAACATAACAAGCAAGAAAGCTAGAGATAAGCCCGTGACAACCATAACATTGTCGTGTGATCCATATGTTAGGACATAATGCAGCAGATATCTACATCAACCAGAAGGGCCATTAGCAAAGGAACTCTTCAGAGCTTCCCACATCGAAACAAACGGAATAATACATCAGAATACAATTCTTAGTAAAAGAATAGGTACACGAGCATACCCCATCAAACAAACGGTATTAAGAGCGTGCGATGAAGGCAATCCATATTCCATGGCATTTTCCTTCTCGTCTTCAGTAGCTGTCACTCTTCTCACCGGAGGAGAGCTTGGCCGAGGGGCTGACACCGCGTCCTGTATCCACAGACTTCCAGAGTGTCAACAGCTAAACGAATCGAATATCAGCAACTCTCATCTATTGTATGATAAATCGATAGTGACCTTCACAGAATTGCCAAGGTAATCGCAGAATGCCATGAGCAGCGTCATCTGCCTAGCCAGCTTGGAGTGTCCGCTCTACAATAATCACAAGAACAAGAATGATTCACGGCTAATCCCACTAGAATTACATAAACAGAAGAGCAAGAGCAATTCACAGCTAATCCAGCTAGAATTACATAAACATAAGAGTAAGAGCAATTCATAGCTAATCCAGCTAGAATTACAGAGGAAAAGAAACATGCATTTTTTATGTGTGTAAGACAAGAAGGCATACccagaagaggagagggaggaatcCGGTGTAGAAAGGGACAGAGACAACGCATGACAGCACAGAGAAGAAACTGTCCAGCAACTTGTGATGCACCTTCTGCAATAATTcaacatccaaaaaaaaataattcagaaaTCTACAAGGACAAAAACATATGTAAAAATCGAAGCAATTACTATTCCATAACACAAAGCTATCAAAATCCATTCCCTATTCACTCAAGAAATCGTCTCAACATCCTGATTATCTCtacaaaaaatataacaatcccAGCAAATGCAGTGAATTTCCCTCCAATCTTGAGGAGATCAGGAGACGCGCGatgcaaacaaaaaatagaaaaaacggACCTGGAATCTGACGATGGACGGCGTCTCGGCGAGCACGCGGCGGGTGACCCACGGCTGCACCAGCGCGCGCGACCGCCGCGTGAGGTcgaaggaggaggccgcccacacccaccccgccaccgccgacagcgccgccgcctgccaccttGTCAGCCCCGCTCCACCGCCCgcaaccgccaccgcctccatctCCCCTCTCGCTCGCTAGCTACCTCACCCGCACCGCACGCGCAACGGcacagccgccgcctcgctctccGACCTCTCTCGTCCTCGTTCTTGACCACCACAAGAGTCCCAAGACGACGCAAGAATACAAGATCCCacgagaaggggagagagaaaggaagggaGAGGCTTTTAGAGGGGCGAGGAGGACGGggtcgccgtggtggtggtgacgagaggaggaggaggaggtggaggtcgcGGATTgccggccgcctcccgctcTGGACCGGAGACCGGACGAACACCACGCGGCTCTCGGCAACTTCtagtttttcctcttttttttttttttttttcacgtgaTGTTGTGATCGGTGGgtttctaaaattttctatgaCCTGATTTTGACTTTGGAAGCTTCCAAACTTCTGCTCTGTGCGTACTGGAGtactcctttttatttttcaaagaacTTCTGTTTATAGctaataaaaatcaattttttaaaagactttggtaaattttgattttttttttttgaaaacatgGTACGAACGCAGGCTAACCTCCCCTAGCCTAGCCCGGGTTGCTCGGCATACTTTGAAATTGATTTCAAAAGTAAAACAAATTGAAGCGCGTATAATATAGTTGAATCTTAAAAGTAGAATTGACTTGGCATACATTGAGATTAATCATTAATGGCCTCGCTGTTAAGAGGTACTGTGTATCACTtatcaatttaaaaaaataattaaccatAAATACAAGCACTCatattaaatttaatacttAGCCTGGAAAGATACTTTTCACCTCAAGAAACCTAAACACCGAAGGTTTAGCTCGCATAAATTTGAACTTTCATttagttataattttgttatatttaTCACTAAAATTACTTCGATATCATTACATGCTAAAGACACGCTAATGGGCAATTAGCTGTTCAGACTTGAGTACCATATTCTCATTTCCTCCTCATATCTGCGTGGAAAAAACCGGACATGGATGACTGTTACTGGGAGAATTATCTTTCTCTCGCTTTTAATACATACTACATTGCTGTTATGCTAATGACCTTTTGGGAGCATAATGGCATAGGATAATGGTTATTAGCTGGCGATTAGAAAGGTTATACAACCTGATGTCATTGCCTACCTAGTTGGATTTTCTCCTACTGGACAGGCTTAATGTATTTCGGTAAATTgactcactttttttttcttttgcagggAAGGACTCAGCATGTCTAATTTTCTGATGTAATATTGCTTAATTCTCATTCCAGACAACCTGTAGCATACAATACTGAACTATAATTTTGGTAAAATCAATTATAAAATGGTccaatcaaacaaagaaaaaaaattcaacattGTACAACAAAATTTCCACCTGCTCTGGTGGTATTTGGATTCTAGTGATCAGGAAGAACGGGGGTTGTGATCCCATAGATGTGCCGGCTGACTTGGAGTCTTGGAGGTGTTttcggttctttttttttttggaggagtTTTTAGTTCTGTTTCAGCACACatgatatggaaaaaaaatgggaATACAATTAATTGTTCTGCATGTCTAGCTTGACTTCTTCATATTTGTCACGCAGGAAATATTGGCCATATCTCTGCATTCTGTCAACTAAGCTTCACGCTAGTCAATTTAGCCGTCTAACACCAGAAATTAATCTATGTAGGGTGTGCATAAAGTCAGAATATGGATGCAGTTCTGTAACGTGACTAGGTGAGCACGGCTCCTTCCACCGAAATATTGTTACGACTTAATTTTCAAGATGATGCATTCTTTACACTTCAGGAACACGATTAACTGGATGTCTGGATATGATGAACCATTTGACCTAGCAATGGCACATAAAACCCCTCAAAGAAACATTTTAAAAAGGAACAGAAAGCTTCAAAGGGGATGAATTGTGCCAAAATAATCCAAACACCATGCCACCACTTTATCATGAGCTGAACATAATACAGTACAGCGATGAGTATTCTGAAGTTCTCTACAAATTCCCATCGGGAAATGTCACTTTTTCAAGCCGTTGCCTATTGAACATGCTCACAATTCAACAACATTTATTAACATGGAAAAAAATAGTTTCCTGAAGTTCTCTATACGCCCCCAATGAATCATGACTCTTTATTCAAgtgactgtttttttttttttgacacactCATAATTCAATATTACCATTTGACAAGCAAGAGGGCATTTTTGAAGCGATTTTGAATTACCCTCACTGTTCGTATGGCTCTTCATCTCTACCTTGCTTTGGACTAAAGTCTactattgttgttgttgttgtggtcCTTGTTGAATATGTCACGTCGGTCATAGCTTGCTGCGATTTGAGAGTTCTTTACTCAGCTGATCCCTCAGTACTCTTCTTAGCAGCTTGTTTGAAGCTGTTCTTGGGAACTCAGGAACTATTTTGACATAGCTCACCTGTCAAGATGACAAAGAGTGATTCCAATGACCTCAGTACACGTGTGCACATCTCACTATCTGACCTTAACATCAGAAACGAGTAAGTAGTAACTCTTACCTTGAAAAGAGGATTTAAGTTCTTTTGGATGGCTCTCTGAAATTTGCTCTTGAGAACATTTGCATCACATGGTGGGGATCTATCTTTTAGCACAGCCAAGATAGCCAGCTGTTCTGGTCCCCCACCAGCAGGTTTGATGCTAACCGCTGCTGTTTCTAGTAGAGCCTCATCGGCTCTATTACATATCCGCTCTATTTCCACGGAACTTGTCTGTTTATAAGACGAGCAGTATTTatttagtttcataaaattcaAGGGTGACAACAAGCTATTGAAAACATTTGAAATAGGAGGGTCAACCTTAATTCCTCCAAGATTCATAGTGTCATCTGCTCTTCCCTGCACAATATAGTAACCACCTACTGTCCTTTGGATTATATCTCCATGCCGTCGAAGTTGCTGCAGTACCAATACAACATATGAGTTCATGTCATTCTGGCTAGAACTTAGTATGCAAATGGATCCATTTGGTTCATCAACGAATAATGGACTGTTTATATAGCAATCTTATTGGAGAAAAGGAGACAAGGAAGTACATAACTCCATACCCTTCCATTGTAAATGGGCATTCcatcaaaataaaccttattgTTGTCAGCATTGAGAAGTCGATCTGTAGCGCCAAAATATAAAGGGAAGAGGCCCACTTCTCCAGCACAAGGTACATCATCAGGCTATCATAGTCAACTGAAATGGTTATGCTTCAAACATAATGCCAGAATACATAACTTTCAGGGGAGATGCTTACATATGGAGTTCCTTGTTCATCAAGTATGACAAACCCAGTGGACATGGATGCACCACTAAAAGCTCCAAAAGCTTGCGAACGCAGAAGACTGCCTTGAATGTATGACGATGCCAGCTCAGTACCCCCACAACATTCAATAATGGGCTTGTAAGAGGCACGCGAAGATAGCCATAGATCATCATCAATATCAGAAGCCTCTCCTGTCGTGGAGAGTACCCTGCAATTATAATACTACTTTTAACTTCCTTTCTGATTGTGATGAAGCTGTGAGCCTTCTGATAGTGGAAGGATGACTCACCTGATTTTGGTCCAGTGAAGCCCTTCAGTAAAATTCCCAGCTTTCCATGACTTCACTAAGCTAGGTACACTTCCTAATATAGTGACACCAGCATCCTGCAAAATATTTCACAGAGCATGATGATTAAGTAAGTTCAGTTCATATTTATCTTCAAACATAAGCATTTGGCAAAACTCTTCCTGATTTGTGGGGGGAAAGGGGGCTCAAAGAAACAGGATCTGAGAGCAAAAACAGTTTTTGAGGTGAAACACGTTGTTAGTACTCACTACCCAGTAGAGATGTGCCATAACCAAATATGAAATCAGAATGAATAAACAAAGAATAATcagatttttaatttttaagaaaaatcaa from Oryza glaberrima chromosome 3, OglaRS2, whole genome shotgun sequence carries:
- the LOC127765275 gene encoding lipid phosphate phosphatase delta, which gives rise to MEAVAVAGGGAGLTRWQAAALSAVAGWVWAASSFDLTRRSRALVQPWVTRRVLAETPSIVRFQKVHHKLLDSFFSVLSCVVSVPFYTGFLPLLFWSGHSKLARQMTLLMAFCDYLGNSVKDAVSAPRPSSPPVRRVTATEDEKENAMEYGLPSSHALNTVCLMGYLLHYVLTYGSHDNVMVVTGLSLAFLLVMLVGIGRIYLGMHSLIDVIAGICFGVVILAFWLAVHNHVDAFVVSGQNVTTFWASLSLLLCFAYPKPEFPTPSFEYHTAFNGVAFGIVYGIQQTYFHFHNPDVPLIFSPQLPLIVFVGRVLVGIPTILVVKFCSKALSKWLLPVMCNTLGIPIVSTCYVPALKASEKCKDKSDAKQGGYLQKVFSLFPQKAYDVDTGIRFVQYASLAWSVVDLVPAIFTHLSL
- the LOC127767252 gene encoding serine/threonine-protein phosphatase PP2A-2 catalytic subunit, with amino-acid sequence MSSPHGGLDDQIERLMQCKPLPEPEVRALCEKAKEILMEESNVQPVKSPVTICGDIHGQFHDLAELFRIGGKCPDTNYLFMGDYVDRGYYSVETVTLLVALKVRYPQRITILRGNHESRQITQVYGFYDECLRKYGNANVWKTFTDLFDYFPLTALVESEIFCLHGGLSPSIETLDNIRNFDRVQEVPHEGPMCDLLWSDPDDRCGWGISPRGAGYTFGQDISEQFNHTNNLRLIARAHQLVMEGFNWAHEQKVVTIFSAPNYCYRCGNMASILEVDDCREHTFIQFEPAPRRGEPDVTRRTPDYFL